The genomic DNA GTAAAGaaactccatccatccatcatcaatTCCTACCGCTTATCCGGTAAGGGTTGGGGGAAGCTAGAGCCAATCCCACTAGACCTTTGGTGAGAAGCAGGGTACACCCTGTTCAGGTTGCCAGcatatcacagggccaacaaaCAGCTGGCCAACAACTATACACTCACATCCATGAGTCTCAAAATATCCTAAACAAAGTCTGCATGTCTTCTGACTttgagaggaagctggagaaaacccactcagacacatggagaacatgcaaactccacaatAAAAGACACCAAAGACCTTGTTGCTCTGAGGTAACAGTGCTAACAGCAGCATCCCCATGCCGCCCCAATTCAAACATAACTTGATATCTTATGTGCATGTGGAAGTGTAACCAAGAGGCTCTGTGTTAAAATGAAACAATCCAAAATCCCAATCCCAAAGTGATTTAATCCAAAATCCTGATGTTGCCACCAGTTCCATTCCTGAAATGTGTGTCACGGTTTATAGACTTCAGTGTTTGTATTCATACCTTTTTATACCTTGTTTTGAGGTTAAAGTCCTGTTTAAGGATTGCTCCAATAAAAATTAcaatgttctgttttttgtgaatgtgcCAAGGTAGATTTTTATAGTCAATGGAGGTGAAGACAACAGCTCTCATGATCCCACTCTGattcatgacatcatcaatCTAGGTCTTTTGTCATTGTTTTGATTCAGGAAACCCTAGTGGGCGAAGATACATATTTGACATTGGATAAACAGTATttgcctctgccaaggaggtttgTTTAGTAAGCAGTATTACTAATAGATCTACCTGACTGATTTGAAGGATATTTTGTGGAGGTGTAAAGCATGACCCTAAGGAAGAAACCATTAAGTTTTGGTCTGATCTGGACCAGGGACAGGATCAAAgaattttgttttactttctttaacacggTGAGACAGGACGTGGATTTTCAAAGAGAGAACATTAGttagaatttatttttatatctctaAACATGTCAGAATGGGATCATAACATATCTTTGTTAATTTAAGTTTATGACAAGATTCCAGGTCTTTTAAGCTGATGTTTAATTTATACTTCATTCtgatttaattcaatttatttaaatttcattCCCTCCAGTTCATGTCTCTGCCCTCATTGGATGAAGATGAAAGGGTGACATCTGGATGTCTGGTGATTTACGTCCTTCATCTCACATCAAGtacatttcctcttttcagtAGCAGTTCATCTCCACTGCAGTGTCCAAACGATCAGTCTGTCAGTTATGGGGCTTTAAGTCTTATTTCCTTAAGTGGACAAAACACTCAGTTGTGTTTtgtccacttttttttttacaaatgaaatTCTCTTGAATGAAGAGTCATATTCCTTTAATCTTGTGCAGCAATTAGCTTTATTTGATAAGGTGAcaattggaaaataaaaatagaaaaacagagtCATACCGCTAACAGTTGGGGATTTGCTGACCCAACATGAAAATGTAATCCTGACATATGGATCTTAGACAAAAAGTAGAGGTGAAGATTGGtttatattattctatttaAACTCCAGATTagtgtgtttctgttgattACTTTACATGTgattttgaattgaataaaaagCCTCTGCAGTGCTGCTCAAATCCCCAAACACTGAACGATCCTCTGTTCCCGAGAGCAGCCTCTCAGCCGGCGTGCTTCAAATTTGCCTGACGTGATAAATGCTGCAGAAAAATTTCAGCTGCtccctctcttcagcctcttcaGCACACTTGACACTGTATTTCAACGTAGAGCCAAATTCTCCCTGCTTTTTAACCTCGGGAGCAGATTCTTCTCAGAGGTCACCGTGTCAATGTTCACGTCTGCGCAGTGACCTGGGTCAGCAGTTTTTACTtgattaaatgtgtgtttgtgtcctgttCTAACAGCGAAAGCAGCGGTGTACTACAGCGTGTCTGACTGGAGTCCGGTTGCGTGGAGTGCTGAGCTGTCTgaactctgctgctctgtgactGCTGCATTTTCATGGAAAGCGTCTCTTTGGGGGCCTGCAGCTTTTCAATGCGCTCATTTACACATCAAAACAGCACAGGAAAGGGATAGTGCTCAAGGGGGGTGAGGGACTGCAGCAGGAGGGAGGGCAGGGTAATGAAGGATGCTTTATTTTCCCTTTCCCCCCCTCAGGGGTGGGCAGGGGGTTTAAGTCTACGAGGGAGGCACATTGATGCCATAATGATCGCCTTTAATCAGACCCATGACCAGATGGAGGGATTTCTCCTCAGCAGACAAAAACATGGTGTCAGCATCTAAAGCGGGATAACCGCTGAGGCGTTTTTTACgcctgagaaagaaaaaaataaattccacAAATCCTGAGTAAATAGTATCGCTCTGTGATTCTTCAGAATCAACAAATACACAGTTCGCCTCACgggcaacaaaataaaatattcctgaGAAACCTGTGAGGAGAATGTGTTGCCTTTTCTGGGAGTAGTCTCCGTTTGGGCCCCAGACAAACTCGCTGCACAGTGCGACTGATGCTGACTCTGTTTAACCTCCTgagccagaggagaagaaaaacagagccGACTCGCAGCCAAACTAAATCTTTTGAATGAGAGGGAAGCGTATACTCGCTCCTGAAATTGGACGTTACGGGAAGATGGGGTGGGGTCTTCTTCGAAACAAGCCTGGTGTTGATTGGCTGGCTCCAGCTCTGTAgacctcaggtgtgtgtgtgtttgctccaggtatttcagattttgtggggacctaaacCTGTTTGCACAGCCACATTATGGGAACTTGTTACTGGAAAAGTGTTGGAAAAGCAAATCTCCAAGAAATGAATGATGAAAGTCAACGAAAAATGTGCAGAAGAtaagactgagtgtgtgtgtgtgtctgtgagtgagtgtgtttatagTAATTTTTGTTACCTTCATGGGACCTTTTCCTTCATAAGCACAACCCTGtgaggaccagtagacctcacaGGGACCAAAGCTCGGCACTAATGAGGCAAAACGTCACTTCCTAGCTCCTGGTTAATGGTCAGATGTGAATTGTTTCAggttaaagttagggttaggtataAACTGGTCTTGTTCAGGGATTAGGTTTTAGTTAGGCTGTCcaaaatgaatggaagtcatacaaagtcctaataaggacacacactgtgtgtgttaatatgtgtttgtgtggtccAGGTACGTCTTATTTTGTGGGGACCTTAACCTGTTTGCATTTTGGGGGCTTGCCTTGCTTTTAATGAGTAAATCTCCAGTAGTCAATGTCAAAGTAATGTCCTCTGAATTCATAGAggcaagtctgtgtgtgtgtgtgtgtttgtgtgtgtgtgtgtttgtgtgtgtgtgtgtttgtgtgtgtgaaggaaagGTGTTCCCGGCAGCCACATCTCTGGCGCCAAAAGGAACCACAGCTCAAACAAACTCTGTTTTTGGAATGAAGCGTTCTTTCTTGCCTCTATCTGAAGCCCTGATTCCTTTCCtctgcgtgtgagagagagagcgtaaGGAGCTAAAAATAGCCGTCAGTGACCTGGAAATGTAGAATTCATATTTGTGGGGGAAAAACAGAACCAGGGCAAAGTCGTCGTGTTGCAGGTCATTTTTCTGTTGACCTTTGTAATCATaaaaaaactctctctctctctctctctctctctctctctctttctctaaataaataaataaaaaaatacataaaggtgaagggaaagaaaacacaggtCTAAAGAGATGTTTTGCTACAGAAGACCAACTTGCCCTCTGCACCACCCTGATGTCCTTAACCCTCTGCAGCTACCTCCTCCCTATCTAATCAGTGCAGCCCGGCGCAGGTGGAACAAGCTGGTTTGTGTCTCACACAGCAAGTGTTTGGTCTGTCTGGGTCGTGTCACTGGAGTGTAACCTGGGGAGGAAGCACGCGCCCCCGCTCAGGCACCCATGAACTGGAACATGTGGCTGAAAGCACCACCAGCCGAGTCTCCGGCTGCGAGCGTGCTCCAAGCAAAACAggccccccccttttttttttatagttaaaTGTGATCCACACGGTGTCAGAGTCCAGGACTGGCAGCGCTCGCCTGCCAAGCCATGGACAGCGTCTACAATGGCtgagtaatgaaaacaaaaaaaaaggggaggATGTTGGTAGTTAAGCCACATCTTGttctgcaggaggaaggaatatttaatttaagttaACTCAGGCGTTGGAAATGTGGTTAAATTACTGCAGAGATGCATCTTCAATttaaaccagtgtgtgtgtgtttggtaaaTGAATACTAACGTGGAGCAAGCTGTAGTAGCATGAATCATATTCAAACTGCTGGAATGCAAATGgtggaaaaatgaaaacaaaacagcttcTAACCTCCGGAGATGTCAGCGAGCACACGCCTGGTGCATGCCGCTGAGGTTCCAGTAACGTAATGAAAACAAGCTCCCGGTCATCACACTTTTTCCATATTGTCACTCCCATGTGTTACTGCTGCTTGTGACACAATATCACACAGTCATAGCAAACAATCAATTACACCGCTGTCAAACACTGTGATTTCCAGTGTTTACTGTGAAACAACTTGCTGTGTGTGGCTCCAATTTATGTTGGcacttaaaatgttaaattctaaaaactatttattttcactttttaatgGACCGTTTGAGAACATGGTGGCGCTTGTGCTCAATAAAATAGACTTTTATGACCGAAAAGTTAGATGCAAGACACAGTTTGGGGTATTTACCCTAATGAAAATAATGTTATACAAACTATTTGTACATACTCATGGGAGTTTCTGAAGAATTTATGGGTGCATTGTTTCTTAGACCCAACTAAACTCCCAGTGTATCAAATTGAATCATTTGAATGAGGAAATTTGGGTGTTATGTGTCCTGGAATTCCCTTCATTAAGAAAAGGCACTTCCAAAAGCCACAAACCACACAGAAATGTTAATATTAGGTTTATAATCCATCTACTGGATGAACGACCACGGCTCTGAGTGCCTGTGCTCGACTTGAATCTGTCAGTGGAACCATGCAATGAGGCTGAAATCCACTTCAGATGTGTCGCCTCACATCAAAGTGATGAGTGTTTGCTCGAGGATCAGATGGAGCAGCGAGAGGGCAACAACAGTGATTCTGCGGAAGGATTAAAACAGCCATTAATTAAATATACTCCTCCGCAAGCTGCCgctgccattttttttttaagactgTGATGCAAGCATGAATACTTGCCACGGTTTGTCACTCTATTCATCAGCGATTCTCTTTGAGGATTATTGTTGGGGGACGCCTCTGGGATGTGAAGCATGCACTTGGAAGACAACACATtttggcggggggggggagctcccgatgtaaaaaaaaaaattgaagatCCCAGGAGAAGACTGGCAGGAAAATCCGGGACGGAAATGAGCAATGATTTGTGTCTATTAAACCTCAGTTTAAGTCTGTTGAAACGGTTGAATATTCATTCAAGACACATTAGAAGTgagacaacaacaataacaccaGGCAGCGAGTTGAACATGAATTCCACAAATTTATTATCCACCAAAAGGCCAGAACCAGAGTTCTTAGAAAAGGCACTTAATTTCCCTTGAcctttaataaatgtatctaaaCAACAAATCTGATAAAGAGGCAAGGtgaactttaaattaaatatatttacaataaataaaacttttatacAGATTTATACAGTAAAACATGCCACTTTCAGGAGAAGGACAGACCGACATTTCCCAAGATGCCTCCCATAACAGTCTAGCTTGTTTTGCTTTGCAACACTGAGCATGTTTTCTCCACAGAACACTATGAACAGAAAAATATGTGTAACAATACTGAACGTTTCCCTTTATGctttaaatactgtttataGCTAGTATCTCCTGCCTGTACCTGTGTGTCCcttggcagcagcagaacagttCACTTCAACCACTCTTCTTCTCCTAAAGTCTTTAGCAGCTCCTTACACAGGGcattcggtgtgtgtgtgtgtacatttgtgttttcattttgtatggtgtgtgtgtcgctgcGTGCTGCCTCTCAGACGTGTGTGGGGTTGTCTGAGTGCAGGTCAGTCTTGGCCATGTGCAGAACCACAGCAGGAGACTTGTAGTGGCAGTGCGTGCTGCCGCAGCTCACGCCGCTGCAGGGTTTCCTGCCGCTAGTCCTGTCCGTCAGCTTCCTGCTGCACAGGCCCTGCCAGGTCTGCAGGGTCTTTGAGCTCCACACCCACACGCCGCTGGTGATGCCCACCACCAGCGACATGAAGATCTTGAGCATGAACACGGCCACGGTGGGCACGGACGCCTGCAGCGAGCACTCGCCGCTGTGGCCGCTGAACGAGCCGCACTTCATCTGCAGCCCCCTCAGCTTCCAGTAGTCCATGTTGAGCCTCTCGTAGAAGTAGCAGACGATGACGCAGGTGGCCGGCACTGTGTAGAGGATGGAGTAGATGCCGATCTTCACCATGagcttctccagcttctccgTGTTGGTGCCCTCCGTCTTCATCACCTTGCGGATGTGGAAGAGAGCCACGAAGCCCGTGAGGATGAAAGAGGTGCCGATGACCAGGtagcaggagagagggatgaggacgAAGCCGGTGAGGGCCCCAGAGTCCATGCTGCCTACGTAGCACAGCCCGGTCAGCTCATCGCCAGCCACCTTCCTCatggtgaggatgatgatggtcttcagaGCAGGGATGCCCCACGCAGCCATGTGGAAGTAGTTGCTGTGGGCTTCGATGGCCTCGTGGCCCCACTTCTTTCCCGCCGCCAGGAACcaggtgagggtgaggatgaccCACCAGATGGAGGAGGCCATGCCAAAGTAGTagaggatgaggaagacgaTGGTGCAGCCCGTGGACTCCAGCCCCTCCTGGATGATGTAGAGCTCGCCATGCTCCCGGTCACAGGCGATGTTCTCAGCTCCTGCCACCGAGCGGATGATGAAGGCCACGGAGTAGACGTTGTAGCACAtggagaggaagatgatggGCCGCTCCGGGTACTGGAAGCGGTGGGGCTCCAGGAGGAAGGTCAGCACGGTGAACGCCGTGGAGACGAAGCAGAGGATGGACCACACCGTCATCCAGATGAAGGCAAAGTCCTTGTCCTGCCGGGACCAGAAGACGTCCACGGCCGGGGAGCAGCGAGGCGCACACGACTGGCTCTTCTCCACGAACTGGAACTTGTCCGGGTTCTCGCAGGAGCCCACCATGCCCGGCGAGCGGGCGCCGCCGGTGCCCGGCTGCCTGGGCCGGGGGGGCACAGGAAGCATGCCCTCGCCCTTCTTGCCCTCCGTCCGGGTCTCGTTCTCGGGCGCCTCCATGCACAGGGCGTTGGGGTCGTTCCTGGTGGGCAGCTTGGAGCAGTCCAGCGAGTCGGGCCAGGTGTAGCTGAACTTCTTCATGATGGGGGCACACCTCTCCCGGGCCTGCTCGCACATGGGCCTGCAGGCCGGGATGGAGGTCGACACCTTGTCCGTGCACATGGGGGCGTagagggagcagaggaagaagcgGAGGTGCGCGTCGCAGCCGTAGGCCACCAGGGGGGCGAACTCGTTCAGCTTGATGGCAGCCTCCTTCTGGTCGTCGTGGTCCATGAAGTTGGGCATGCGGGTGAGGTTGTAGCCGATGCCCTGACACATGGGAATCGAGATGGGCTCGCACTTTGCGGGTCGACCGCGCTCCAGGTCGTAGGAGCCGATCTCGAAGCCGGAGCCGGAGATCACCAGCAGGCACCAGAGGAGGACCCCCAGCTTCAGCGCGCAACCATCCATGCTCATCGGGtgaggtgatttttttttagtaaaAACAAAGCTCTGTCTCTTCAAACACCAACATGAACCAAGGGTGGGAAGTCACGATCACGGGGTCGCCTCCACAGACAGATCCCCGCTATACCCCCATGGCGGAGGCAGGTCCGAGGGTCGCCTGCTCCGCCGCCGCAGAAACACTCCAGACAGACCCGGGCTCCACACGCACCGGCCCCCGGGTGGATCCCTGGATGTGGAGCCGAGACGAGTAATCAATCCAGCGGCGGGTCGAGAGGAGGAGGGTCCGAGGGCGAAGCGTGACACTCGGAAACTTCGACAAAAACAAACGGGGGTGAAATCACCGATCAGACGCGGGGAGCTGAGAGTTCAGGATCCGCCAGAAGCGAGCGAAGAGGCTCCGGGGAGGAGAGGCGGCCGCAGCGGGGTCCGGGGAGCTGTGCAGCGGCCACCGTGTGTCCGAGTGCCCGCCTGTCTGCCTGGGTCTGACCGCCTGTCTGCTGCTGGCTCCGGCTGCTCCGCTTCCAGGCTCCACACTGGAGTCTGCGAGCCGCTCAGTGGGACTCCAGtccgggggaggaggaggaggaggaggaggaggaggagtgggggggaggaggtcgCTCCGTGACGCTCACATTTCAGCCCGAGCGAGAAGGAAACTTATCAGACAGATGCTGGAGGAGGATGGTCAAATACCTCCCGACATTTCTGCCCCCGA from Limanda limanda chromosome 6, fLimLim1.1, whole genome shotgun sequence includes the following:
- the fzd9b gene encoding frizzled-9b, translated to MSMDGCALKLGVLLWCLLVISGSGFEIGSYDLERGRPAKCEPISIPMCQGIGYNLTRMPNFMDHDDQKEAAIKLNEFAPLVAYGCDAHLRFFLCSLYAPMCTDKVSTSIPACRPMCEQARERCAPIMKKFSYTWPDSLDCSKLPTRNDPNALCMEAPENETRTEGKKGEGMLPVPPRPRQPGTGGARSPGMVGSCENPDKFQFVEKSQSCAPRCSPAVDVFWSRQDKDFAFIWMTVWSILCFVSTAFTVLTFLLEPHRFQYPERPIIFLSMCYNVYSVAFIIRSVAGAENIACDREHGELYIIQEGLESTGCTIVFLILYYFGMASSIWWVILTLTWFLAAGKKWGHEAIEAHSNYFHMAAWGIPALKTIIILTMRKVAGDELTGLCYVGSMDSGALTGFVLIPLSCYLVIGTSFILTGFVALFHIRKVMKTEGTNTEKLEKLMVKIGIYSILYTVPATCVIVCYFYERLNMDYWKLRGLQMKCGSFSGHSGECSLQASVPTVAVFMLKIFMSLVVGITSGVWVWSSKTLQTWQGLCSRKLTDRTSGRKPCSGVSCGSTHCHYKSPAVVLHMAKTDLHSDNPTHV